The region TGTGCGGGAACGTCGCGAATGTGGGCGATATTGAACTCGGCAAGAAGTTCATCGAGCCGCGCGGCAGCTACATCGCGATCGGCGATATGCAGTTCGAGCACGGCCGCGATATTCTCCGCAGCCGTCATGCCGCGGAAGATCGATCCTTCCTGGGGAAGATAGCCGAGGCCCAGCTTCGCTCTTCGATCCATGGGAAGCGCGGTGACATCCTGACCGCCAATCTCGATCCTGCCGGCATCCACGCTCATCAGGCCGGCAATCGCATAGAAGCAGAGCGTCTTGCCGGCCCCGTTTGGCCCCAGAAGCCCCACGATTTCGCCTGCCCGCACTTCGAGCGCGACATCGTCAAGCACCTTCCGCTTGCCAAAGGACTTCTCGATCCCGGCGATCGAAAGAACCGTCGGCGCGCGCTCGACTGCGACCGGTCCGATTGACGCGGGCGCAAGCGGCTCGCTCTCCGAACGCGCGGCCGGCGATACGAGTTGGGCATCATGCCCGAGATTTCCGCCAAGGTCCCTCAAAAGCCGGGTCAGTACGCGTCTCCATCCCGGCCGGCCAGCACCAGCGCAACCGCTGCCATCATGGCGATCTCGCGGATCATCCATTCTCCTTCAATTTCCCGCAAAATTGCCCGGGATGACGACCGCCGTACACTGTATCTCCAGGCAATGCATCGCCATCGTGAACTATACCTAGTGGCTTTACGCTCAATGATTGAGGCTCCTTTTTCTCCAGCAGGCCATGGCCGAATATCCCCGCGCCCGCGGTTGCGACTGGCCGTCAGACAGCCGTCCGGTCGCAACCAAGCTCCGTGCGGCTTGCATTCTATCTTACCTATGCAGTACCGTTCGGCATAAGAAGAACCGGGAGGGGCGGCCCAAACATCTGCTGTGGAATCCTGTCGGAGAGACGAGGCACCTTCCAGCGGAACTCGGAGTATATAGTCATGGCCACGTCCCCTCCGCCTTCCGACGATCCGCTGGACGGAATCAGCGAAACGCTCGACCGCACGGCATCGGCGGCCATCGCGCAGACGACTTTCGGCCTTTCGCCGGCCACGCTCCTGCTTGCCATGGCCGATTGGGGGATTCATCTCGCCACGTCGCCGGGCAAACAAATGCAGCTTGGCGCCAAGGCCATCCGCAAGCATGCCCGGCTTTTCGACTATCTGCAGCGCCGCATGGAAGACAGCGAGGCCGAACCGGCCATCGAACCATTGCCGCAGGACCGGCGCTTCGCCGATCCCGCCTGGAAAGAATTACCTTTCAATCTCGTCGCTCAGGCCTTCCTGCTCAACCAGCAATGGTGGCACGCCGCGACGACAGGCATTGGCGGTGTCTCGAAACATCATGAAGACATGGTGGAATTCGCCGCACGGCAGATGCTGGACATGCTCGCGCCGACCAACTTTCTCGCCACCAATCCCGTTCTCCAACACAAGATCGCGGAAACAGGTGGCCAATGCCTGGTCGACGGCTTCCGGCACCTGGTCGAGGACATGCAGCACATGGCGCGCGGCCTGCCGCCGGTCGGCGCCGAAGCCTTTCGCGTGGGCGAAAACGTCGCCACTGCCAAAGGCAAGGTCGTCTACCGCAACAAGCTGATCGAACTGATCCAGTATGAACCGACCACGGACACCGTGCGGCCCGAGCCAATCCTGATCGTGCCCGCGTGGATCATGAAATACTATATTCTCGACCTGTCGCCCGAGAACTCGCTGGTCCGCTGGCTGACGGCGCAAGGCTTCACCGTGTTCATGATTTCGTGGCACAATCCCGGCAGTGCCGACCGTGACCTCGACATGGACGCCTACCGGCACCTCGGACCGATGGCGGCGCTCGATGCGGTGACGGCGATCACCGGCGCGACGGGCATCCATGCCATGGGCTATTGCCTTGGCGGCACGCTGCTTTCCATCGCGGCCGCGGCCATGGCGCGCGACGGAGATGACAGGCTCGCCAGCGTCACACTGCTGGCCGCACAGACGGAATTCAGCGAGCCGGGGGAATTGGGCCTGTTTATCGACGAAGGCCAGCTCAACCTGCTGGAGAACATGATGTGGAGCCGGGGCTATCTGGACAGCAGCCAGATGGGCGGCGCCTTCCAGGTCTTGCGTTCCAACGACCTGGTCTGGTCGCGTGTGCTCGCCACCTACCTGATGGGCGAGCGCGAACCGATGAACGACCTCATGGCCTGGAACGCCGACGGCACACGGATGCCCTATGCCATGCACAGCCAGTATCTGCGCCGCCTGTTCCTCGACGACGACCTGGCCGAAGGAAAATACCGGGTGGATGGGCGAACCATCAACCTTGCCTCCATCCGCAAACCGCTGTTCGTGGTCGGAACCGAGCGCGATCATGTCGCGCCGTGGCATTCCGTCCACAAGATCCACCTGCTGACCGGGGCCGAGATCACTTTCGTCCTGACCAGCGGCGGGCACAATGCCGGCATCGTTTCGGAACCGGGCCACAAGGGCCGCCGCTACCGCGTGTTGACCCGCGAGGTCGACGGCACCTCCTACGATCCCGAAGAATGGGCAAGCCGCGCCGAGCAAAAGCAAGGCTCATGGTGGACGGCGTGGGGAGAATGGCTGGCCGCGCGTTCGGGAGAACCTGGTGCGCCGCCGCCCATGGGCGCAGCGGACAAGGGCTATGCGGCGATCGCCGATGCTCCCGGCCATTATGTGCTGGAGCATTGAGCAATGACTGACGGAACCATGATCGAGAACCGCACCTTCGACGAGATAAAAGTGGGCGATACCGCCAGTATCTCGCGCACGCTGACCGAAGAGGACATCCAGCTTTTCGCGCTCGTGTCCGGCGACGTGAACCCGGCGCATATGGACGCCGACTATGCCGCGACCGACATGTTCCGCCGCGTCATCGCGCACGGACTATGGGGCGGCGGTCTCATCTCCGCCGTGCTGGGCACCGAACTGCCCGGCCCCGGCGCGATCTATCTCAGCCAGTCGCTGCAGTTCACGCGGCCGGTAGGCCTTGGCGACACGATCACGGCGTCGGTGACGGTGGCGGAAAAACGCGCGCACCATGATATCCTGTTCGATTGCCGCTGCGTCAACCAGGACGGCGAGGAAGTCATCAGCGGCCAGGCCGAAGTCAAGGCGCCGGCCGAGAAGGTCCGCCGCCCCCGTGCGGCGCTGCCGGAGGTCAGCCTGCGCGACCATGACGGCTACCGCAAGCTGATCGAGATGACCGCCAATGGCGTGCCGGAACCGACGGCGGTGGCTCATCCCTGCAGCGCGGCCGCCATGCTGGCCGCGATTGAAGCCGCCGAAGCCAATCTCATCATGCCGATCCTGGTCGGGCCGGAAGCGAAGATCCGCAAGGCGGCCGAAGACGCCGGCAAGGACATTTCGCCTTTCCGCATCGTATCCGCCGCCCATAGCCACGAAGCGGCGGCAAAGGCCGTGGACCTGGTGCGCGGCGGCGAAGCGAAGCTGTTGATGAAAGGCTCGCTCCATACCGACGAACTGATGGGCGCCATCGTGCGCTCCGCCACGGGCCTGCGGACCGAACGGCGGATCAGCCATGCCTATATCATGGACGTGCCGGGCCATCCGACGCCGCTCATCATCACGGATGCCGCGATCAACATCGCCCCGACGCTCGATGAAAAGGCGGACATCATCCGCAACGCCATCGACCTTGCCCATGTCATCGGCATCGAGAAGCCGAAAGTGGCGATCCTTTCCGCCGTGGAGACGGTCAATCCCGCGATGCAATCCACGCTGGACGCTGCCGCCCTGTGCAAGATGGCGGATCGCGGGCAGATCACGGGCGGCATTCTGGACGGGCCCCTGGCTTTCGACAACGCGATCAGCGAAGCCGCCGCCAAGGAGAAAGGCATCGTCTCGCTGGTGGCGGGCAAGGCCGAAATCCTCGTCGTGCCCAACCTGGAAGCGGGCAATATGCTGGCCAAGCAGTTGACGTTCCTGGGCGGCGCGGACGCGGCGGGCATCGTGATGGGCGCGCGCGTGCCGATCATCCTCACCAGCCGGGCCGACAGCCTGCGCACCCGCCTCGCCTCCTGCGCGGTCGCGGTGCTGATGGCGCGCGCCGCCACCAAGGCCGCGCCCGGCCTGCCGGGAGCGGCGAGCGCATGAAAGCCGTCGTCGCCATCAACTCCGGTTCGTCCAGCATCAAGTTCTCGCTGTTCACGCTCGATGGCCGGGACGGGCTGACGCTCTCGGCAGGCGGCAAGATCGAGAAGATCGGCATCGCGCCCAGCCTGCGGGCCCGCTCCGCGACGGGGGAAACGCTCATCGAGCGGGACTGGCCGGACGGCGCCGCGCTCAGCCATGCCGACCTGCTTATGGACCTCTTCGCCTGGGCAGGAGACCATCCGCTGGAAGGGCGGGACGTGATCGCCATCGGCCATCGCGTGGTGCATGGCGGCCTGGACTTCGTCACGCCCCGCCTGGTCGATGCCGACCTGCTGGACAGGCTGGAAACGCTGTGCCCCCTCGCCCCGCTGCATCAGCCGCACAACCTCGCGGCGATCCGCGCGATCGCGAAGCTGAAACCCGACCTGCCGCAGGTCGCCTGCTTCGATACGGCCTTCCACCACGACAAGCCGGACGTCGCCTCGCGCCTGGCCATCCCGCGCAAGTTCCACGATCAGGGCATCCGCCGCTACGGCTTTCACGGCCTGTCCTATGAATATGTCGCAATGCGTCTCGCGGAGATCGACCCGGCGCTGGCCGCGGGCCGCGTGGTCGCGGCGCACCTGGGCAACGGGGCCAGCCTCTGCGCCATGCGGGACTGCAGGAGCGTCGATACGACCATGGGCTTCACTGCGCTCGACGGCCTGGTGATGGGCACGCGCTGCGGCACTATCGATCCCGGCGTGATCCTGCACTTTCAGCTCCGCATGGGCATGAGCGCGGCCGATGTGGAGGACATGCTTTACCGGCAGTCCGGCCTGCTCGGCGTGTCCGGCCTGTCGAGCGACATGCGGGCGCTCGCGGCCAGCGATGCGCCGGAAGCGGAAGAAGCCATGGCGCTGTTCGCCTGGCGCGCCGCGCGCGAGACGGCCGCGCTCGCCTCGTCGATGGGCGGGCTGGACGGCATCGTCTTCACCGCCGGGATCGGAGAGAACGACGCCGCGATGCGCCAGCGTATCTGCGCACGCCTCGCATGGCTGGGCGTGGAACTCGACGAACAGGCGAACGCTGCCGGCGCCCCGCTTGTCAGCACGCCCGGCAGCCATGTCGCGGTGCGCGTCATTCCCACCGACGAGGAACGGATGATCGCGCTCCACACCTTGCACGTGCTGGGGGAGAATCCATCATGAGGCGCGCGATAAGCCTTGCCACCATCGCGCTTGCCGTCCCTGCCGCGGCTCATGCCGCATCGCCCGTCGAAATCCTGATCAGCGATGCCGGGCAGGAGGACGAAACCGGCGCTGTCCTAGTCGATCTGCGCCTGCTCAATGACAGCGGCGATCCGCAGGGCATGGCCCTTCCGGACCGCATCGAAGCGCAGGTGGAGCAGAGCGGCGTCTCTCGCACCGCCTGGCTGGAGCGCATGGCGACGACGCCTCCAAACCCGATCATTCCACCTGGCGGTTTCACGCGCGCGACCTACCGGCTTGCGCGGAGGACCAATCTGTCGCTGGAAGGCGCCGCGATCTCCGTTCCCGCATGGGGCACGCGGCAGATCACGCTGGCATTGCGGCCCGCGGACCGAGGGGCGCAAATAGCCACGAACACCTCCGCGCAATCCGGGCCTCCCAACGCGCCGGGGTTGGAAAACAAGGCTGTGCCGCCTCCCTCGGACCGGTCGGCGGGCAACGCCTTTTTCGCCAACCTGTCGGCCTATGAACCGATCTATGCTGTCTATGGTCCGGGCACCGACAGCGCCGCACGCATCCAGATCAGCTTCAAATATCAGATTTTCGGAACGAGACGCGCCCAGGGCTTGCCACTTTCCTGGCGCGACGGACTGCATTTTGCCTATACCCAGCGCATGTTCTGGGATCTTGGCGCGGATTCCTCGCCGTTTCGTAACATCGACTATCAGCCGGAACTCTTCTACCTGACCCCTTCAGCTACGTTGACACGCGGCATCTCGCTGAGCGCACAGGGCGGCTTTCGCCATGAATCCAACGGTCGCTCCGGTCTCGATTCCCGCAGCCTCAACACGCTCTATGTGGCGCCGATGGCCGCCTTCCCGCTCGGCGGCGGCTATCGCCTGTCGGTAGCTCCGCGCTTCTCCCTCCTTGTCGGCGACAAATCCGACAATCCCGATATCCGCCGCTACAGAGGCAATAGCTCGCTCTTCCTGGAAGTCGGGAAAGATGACGGCCTACGCCTTACGACATCCACGCGGTTCAGCGTCTCCAGCGGCAAAGGCGCACTCGCCGCCGATTTTTCCTATCCGCTCTCGCGGCTATTGGGCGGGGGACCCGACTTCTATCTCTTCGGCCAGAGCTTCATCGGCTATGGCGAGAATCTGCTCGACTATGATCGCCATACGACCCGTTTTCGTCTGGGCGTGGCACTGGTGCGTTGAAACCCGCCTTCATGCACATCACGCACTTGAGCGACGCCTCCTGCGACATCAGCGCTTCCTGCTCGACTTGAGGTTGCACTCTGGCAATAGTCGACACGCTCACAGCAAAAGTTCCGAGTCACCAAGAAGGAGCCCTTCACATGCCGTCACAATCGAGGCGCTATTCCAGCCCCTATGGTATGGCCGACCCGGCATTGGAGACCAGTTGGGGCTGGGTCCTGGCTTATGGGCTGCTCGTGATCCTGATCGGCGTTTTTGCGCTCCTCAACCCAATCGCGACGGGCTTCGCGACA is a window of Sphingobium sp. MI1205 DNA encoding:
- a CDS encoding acetate/propionate family kinase, whose product is MKAVVAINSGSSSIKFSLFTLDGRDGLTLSAGGKIEKIGIAPSLRARSATGETLIERDWPDGAALSHADLLMDLFAWAGDHPLEGRDVIAIGHRVVHGGLDFVTPRLVDADLLDRLETLCPLAPLHQPHNLAAIRAIAKLKPDLPQVACFDTAFHHDKPDVASRLAIPRKFHDQGIRRYGFHGLSYEYVAMRLAEIDPALAAGRVVAAHLGNGASLCAMRDCRSVDTTMGFTALDGLVMGTRCGTIDPGVILHFQLRMGMSAADVEDMLYRQSGLLGVSGLSSDMRALAASDAPEAEEAMALFAWRAARETAALASSMGGLDGIVFTAGIGENDAAMRQRICARLAWLGVELDEQANAAGAPLVSTPGSHVAVRVIPTDEERMIALHTLHVLGENPS
- a CDS encoding bifunctional enoyl-CoA hydratase/phosphate acetyltransferase translates to MTDGTMIENRTFDEIKVGDTASISRTLTEEDIQLFALVSGDVNPAHMDADYAATDMFRRVIAHGLWGGGLISAVLGTELPGPGAIYLSQSLQFTRPVGLGDTITASVTVAEKRAHHDILFDCRCVNQDGEEVISGQAEVKAPAEKVRRPRAALPEVSLRDHDGYRKLIEMTANGVPEPTAVAHPCSAAAMLAAIEAAEANLIMPILVGPEAKIRKAAEDAGKDISPFRIVSAAHSHEAAAKAVDLVRGGEAKLLMKGSLHTDELMGAIVRSATGLRTERRISHAYIMDVPGHPTPLIITDAAINIAPTLDEKADIIRNAIDLAHVIGIEKPKVAILSAVETVNPAMQSTLDAAALCKMADRGQITGGILDGPLAFDNAISEAAAKEKGIVSLVAGKAEILVVPNLEAGNMLAKQLTFLGGADAAGIVMGARVPIILTSRADSLRTRLASCAVAVLMARAATKAAPGLPGAASA
- a CDS encoding phospholipase A; amino-acid sequence: MRRAISLATIALAVPAAAHAASPVEILISDAGQEDETGAVLVDLRLLNDSGDPQGMALPDRIEAQVEQSGVSRTAWLERMATTPPNPIIPPGGFTRATYRLARRTNLSLEGAAISVPAWGTRQITLALRPADRGAQIATNTSAQSGPPNAPGLENKAVPPPSDRSAGNAFFANLSAYEPIYAVYGPGTDSAARIQISFKYQIFGTRRAQGLPLSWRDGLHFAYTQRMFWDLGADSSPFRNIDYQPELFYLTPSATLTRGISLSAQGGFRHESNGRSGLDSRSLNTLYVAPMAAFPLGGGYRLSVAPRFSLLVGDKSDNPDIRRYRGNSSLFLEVGKDDGLRLTTSTRFSVSSGKGALAADFSYPLSRLLGGGPDFYLFGQSFIGYGENLLDYDRHTTRFRLGVALVR
- the lptB gene encoding LPS export ABC transporter ATP-binding protein, whose amino-acid sequence is MDDPRDRHDGSGCAGAGRPGWRRVLTRLLRDLGGNLGHDAQLVSPAARSESEPLAPASIGPVAVERAPTVLSIAGIEKSFGKRKVLDDVALEVRAGEIVGLLGPNGAGKTLCFYAIAGLMSVDAGRIEIGGQDVTALPMDRRAKLGLGYLPQEGSIFRGMTAAENIAAVLELHIADRDVAAARLDELLAEFNIAHIRDVPAQRLSGGERRRCEIARAMAAAPSVILLDEPFAGIDPMSIADVKAMVRKLKREGVAILLTDHNVHEMLELVERAYIIDQGRMLFEGGPEAVLDNPEVRHRYLGEGFRM
- a CDS encoding PHA/PHB synthase family protein, which produces MATSPPPSDDPLDGISETLDRTASAAIAQTTFGLSPATLLLAMADWGIHLATSPGKQMQLGAKAIRKHARLFDYLQRRMEDSEAEPAIEPLPQDRRFADPAWKELPFNLVAQAFLLNQQWWHAATTGIGGVSKHHEDMVEFAARQMLDMLAPTNFLATNPVLQHKIAETGGQCLVDGFRHLVEDMQHMARGLPPVGAEAFRVGENVATAKGKVVYRNKLIELIQYEPTTDTVRPEPILIVPAWIMKYYILDLSPENSLVRWLTAQGFTVFMISWHNPGSADRDLDMDAYRHLGPMAALDAVTAITGATGIHAMGYCLGGTLLSIAAAAMARDGDDRLASVTLLAAQTEFSEPGELGLFIDEGQLNLLENMMWSRGYLDSSQMGGAFQVLRSNDLVWSRVLATYLMGEREPMNDLMAWNADGTRMPYAMHSQYLRRLFLDDDLAEGKYRVDGRTINLASIRKPLFVVGTERDHVAPWHSVHKIHLLTGAEITFVLTSGGHNAGIVSEPGHKGRRYRVLTREVDGTSYDPEEWASRAEQKQGSWWTAWGEWLAARSGEPGAPPPMGAADKGYAAIADAPGHYVLEH